One genomic window of Bactrocera dorsalis isolate Fly_Bdor chromosome 4, ASM2337382v1, whole genome shotgun sequence includes the following:
- the LOC105225221 gene encoding chromatin assembly factor 1 subunit A-B, with the protein MQSSAVKTPATSKREGGAARKSSGKKLVQARLPFKIIPTGTPTAAASSTLAKDTDETAKDARKRKLSFEADKSEKAECAATDELRGRSASKENLTVRTKKLKTDEQDDVILLDDDDILEDEDGKVKDAERTEDENDASSNEKVEKQVKKTPVATKTPKAIKQAKNKVSNTVSSPRTPKPSAATEKDANTPKSAKAKNSNTPGSAKNKSANSKAGGSATKVQIKLPLGSAKTNKRRISMITADSKDAKVVISSDEHEDIPVKRQRVGGSPNEQKKVEDSDKVSSTIIDDSSITESEGNSNVLIMELGGNVTDLPDSELDSRSSSETLKSINTTSEHSSKIQTSTKSNKNDSSKLKPVSASSKETAQKQYNPVSPTKADDVKLISSESESLITENKPIEIIESQTDDNETNVKTSSESQITEGNNSPQAEKIKAGNDKNAKKTPQQKRKTPTRANNANKDKKSVDTPTTSEKTSQQKTKTPTRATNANKDKKSVDTPTTSEKTPQQKPKTPTRATKTNKDKKFVDTPTTSEKGKVSTNKKSPIKEDKVEDNEQVAEVSVIVDSTSDSESATSNNDESKSFVEESTPRVVATPKIARDEALASKKNLTPKQIQLMEQRRKAREEKERRLQEEKLQKQREKEAKELSKKREREEREEQRRKEREEKDEQKRKEREEREELKRKEREEKERKRLAEQEVKNEEKRKRNEAKEEELRKKEEERKRKEGADLKAKKEAEAFQKFFKAKRSANADSEAGQQQAQQNDSKDPEILAFRPFEIKGDMKLAPIRRKLLSAPSRKQLDTFMADVPAESTHLYLDELKSGKIVPGIWRRISVDTKVSEEDVQIIDDELDRAGQAIVEETHAPIEHFKAKFYKFHENRRPPYYGTWRKRTNVIKPRRPFVQDAKFFDYEVDSDLEWEEEEPGESLDGSDDEKEKESEDDDYEVDNEWFVPHGHLSEEELQNEDDVLDANTREAQKAKLQVLQQEFAQEMKKKTEKIKPRLIGCIWADENGNQPALCPKIIWDTLNLRAMLFEAPPLLEDPEVAEKSELGSPTSNEKTVEKVKPIKITERMLNDLVRLVHGNQHSKNFLIKEFIAYLEASEESIKNGEVRGPIKSIVREKIDEFAEWTIIESNKVLQKNKKKNKKRLCWVVSADVLKKMGLEDLGLHNTWKYTLQPKSSKDETTKAEVEVSTENETKETTEIACDTENPSETESKTADKKQTKKEKAKEKKLKTKSEITKFTKVLPPKASEPKSPKATATPATKEDTNASSTGCNKSPTAAVTSPASTKPTANVKKRVPLLMSVARGQNIPQPAKNALISEFLKKSTAEKAAPASETTNTAATSTAKEDSAVVELD; encoded by the exons ATGCAAAGTTCGGCAGTCAAAACGCCCGCTACAAGCAAACGTGAGGGCGGTGCTGCGAGAAAATCAAGCGGTAAGAAGCTTGTACAGGCGCGGCTGCCATTCAAAATAATTCCAACTGGAACTCCCACTGCCGCTGCAAGTTCAACTTTAGCCAAGGATACAGACGAGACAGCAAAAGATGCCAGAAAACGCAAGTTATCATTTGAAGCCGACAAAAGTGAAAAGGCAGAGTGTGCGGCAACTGATGAATTGCGTGGACGATCTGCTAGCAAAGAGAACTTGACTGTAagaacaaaaaagttgaaaactgATGAACAGGATGATGTTATACTACTGGATGACGATGATATTTTGGAAGACGAGGATGGTAAGGTTAAGGATGCGGAAAGAACAGAGGATGAAAACGATGCAAGTAGTAATGAGAAGGTAGAGAAGCAAGTCAAGAAAACTCCTGTCGCAACAAAAACTCCAAAAGCAATCAAGCAAGCTAAAAACAAAGTAAGCAACACTGTTAGTTCACCACGCACGCCAAAACCGAGTGCCGCCACAGAGAAAGATGCTAACACGCCAAAAAGTGCAAAAGCTAAAAACTCGAACACTCCCGGAAGTGCGAAAAATAAATCGGCCAACAGTAAAGCAGGTGGTAGTGCAACaaaagttcaaataaaattgcCACTTGGAAGTGCCAAGACAAACAAACGAAGAATATCTATGATCACAGCAGACTCCAAAGATGCGAAAGTGGTTATATCTAGTGATGAACATGAAGATATTCCCGTGAAACGGCAAAGAGTTGGGGGTTCACCAAATGAACAGAAAAAG GTAGAGGATTCTGATAAGGTATCCAGTACGATCATCGATGATAGCAGTATCACAGAATCggaaggaaattcaaatgtgCTGATCATGGAACTCGGCGGAAATGTTACCGACCTGCCAGATTCAGAGTTGGACAGTAGAAGTAGCTCTGAGACTCTTAAATCAATAAATACTACGTCGGAACATtcttcaaaaattcaaacatctactaaaagtaataaaaatgatTCCTCAAAATTAAAACCGGTATCTGCAAGTTCCAAGGAAACTGCTCAAAAACAGTATAATCCAGTTTCTCCAACAAAGGCTGATGATGTTAAACTTATTTCGAGTGAAAGTGAATCCCTTATAACTGAAAATAAACCAATTGAGATAATAGAATCACAAACAGATGACAATGAAACAAATGTTAAAACATCTAGTGAATCACAAATTACAGAGGGAAACAACTCACCACAAGCAGAAAAGATAAAAGCAGGTAATgataaaaatgctaaaaaaacaCCTCAGCAAAAGCGTAAAACACCAACCAGagcaaataatgcaaataagGATAAAAAGTCTGTAGACACCCCAACCACATCGGAAAAAACATCTCAGCAAAAGACTAAAACACCAACCAGAGCTACTAATGCAAATAAGGATAAAAAGTCTGTAGACACCCCAACCACATCGGAAAAAACACCTCAGCAAAAGCCTAAAACACCAACCAGAGCAACTAAAACAAATAAGGATAAAAAGTTTGTAGACACCCCAACCACCTCGGAAAAAGGAAAAGTTAGCACAAATAAGAAATCTCCAATTAAAGAAGATAAGGTTGAAGATAATGAACAAGTTGCAGAAGTTTCAGTGATTGTAGATAGTACTTCGGATTCCGAAAGTGCAACTTCCAATAATGATGAAAGTAAGTCTTTCGTTGAGGAAAGCACACCTAGAGTTGTGGCTACCCCAAAAATAGCCAGAGACGAAGCACTTGCATCGAAGAAAAATCTTACACCGAAGCAGATACAGTTAATGGAACAAAGGCGTAAAGCACGTGAAGAGAAGGAGCGTCGTTTGCAGgaggaaaaattgcaaaagcagcGGGAGAAGGAGGCCAAGGAATTGTCAAAGAAGCGCGAACGGGAAGAGCGTGAAGAGCAACGCCGTAAAGAGCGTGAGGAGAAGGACGAACAGAAACGCAAAGAACGTGAGGAGCGTGAAGAGCTGAAGCGTAAAGAACGCGAGGAAAAAGAACGGAAGCGGCTGGCCGAACAGGAAGTGAAGAATGAAGAAAAGCGCAAACGAAATGAAGCAAAAGAAGAGGAATTacgtaaaaaagaagaagagcgAAAGCGTAAAGAAGGCGCAGATTTAAAAGCTAAGAAAGAAGCAGAAGCTTTCCAAAAGTTCTTCAAAGCCAAACGTTCAGCAAATGCAGATAGCGAAGCtggacaacaacaagcacaacagaATGACAGCAAAGATCCTGAAATTCTAGCCTTCCGCCCATTTGAGATCAAGGGTGACATGAAATTGGCGCCAATCCGGCGGAAACTGCTTAGCGCTCCCTCTAGAAAACAGCTCGATACTTTCATGGCAGATGTGCCAGCAGAATCTACTCATTTGTATCTGGATGAACTTAAGAGCGGCAAAATAGTACCAGGCATATGGCGGCGCATATCAGTAGATACGAAAGTATCCGAAGAAGACGTTCAAATCATAG ATGACGAGCTGGATCGCGCAGGTCAAGCAATTGTGGAAGAGACGCACGCACCCATTGAACATTTCAAagctaaattttataaattccaTGAAAATCGTAGACCTCCATACTACGGCACATGGAGAAAACGAACAAATGTGATAAAGCCAAGGCGACCTTTTGTGCAAGATGCG AAATTTTTCGACTACGAAGTCGATTCTGATCTCGAGTGGGAAGAAGAGGAGCCTGGCGAGTCGCTGGACGGTAGTGATGACGAGAAAGAGAAAGAGTCGGAGGACGATGACTACGAGGTCGACAACGAATGGTTTGTGCCACATGGTCATCTCAGTGAAGAAGAGCTGCAAAATGAGGATGATGTGCTCGACGCCAACACACGCGAGGCCCAAAAAGCAAAATTACAAGTACTGCAGCAGGAGTTTGCACAAGAGATGAAAAAGAAAACCGAGAAAATTAAACCACGTCTCATCGGTTGCATTTGGGCAGATGAAAATGGCAATCAACCGGCGTTATGTCCGAAAATCATCTGGGATACTTTAAATTTGCGTGCAATGTTATTCGAAGCTCCACCGCTACTGGAGGACCCCGAAGTTGCGGAAAAGAGTGAACTTGGTTCGCCAACAAGCAATGAGAAGACAGTTGAGAAAGTGAAGCCGATTAAAATAACCGAACGCATGCTGAATGACTTGGTACGCTTGGTGCATGGAAATCAGCAttccaaaaactttttaatcAAAGAATTTATCGCTTACTTGGAAGCCAGCGAGGAATCTATTAAGAACGGCGAAGTACGTGGTCCCATCAAATCAATAGTACGAGAGAAAATCGACGAATTCGCCGAATGGACCATAATCGAATCAAATAAGGTTTTACAgaagaataaaaagaaaaataaaaagcgcCTCTGCTGGGTGGTATCTGCTGACGTACTAAAGAAAATGGGTCTGGAAGATTTGGGTTTACATAATACGTGGAAATATACACTGCAACCGAAATCCAGTAAAGACGAGACGACAAAAGCCGAAGTTGAAGTTTCCACTGAAAACGAGACAAAGGAAACAACTGAAATTGCTTGTGATACAGAAAACCCAAGTGAAACCGAGTCAAAGACCGCCGACAAGAAACAAACTAAAaaggaaaaagcaaaagaaaagaaGCTTAAAACAAAATCAGAAATAACAAAATTCACAAAAGTGCTGCCGCCGAAGGCGAGTGAACCCAAATCGCCTAAAGCTACAGCGACACCAGCAACAAAAGAGGATACAAATGCGTCTTCCACGGGATGTAATAAATCGCCGACAGCCGCAGTGACGTCACCAGCCTCTACTAAGCCGACGGCAAATGTTAAAAAGCGTGTACCACTGCTAATGTCCGTCGCGCGTGGACAGAACATACCGCAGCCCGCAAAGAATGCGCTTATCAGCGAGTTTTTAAAGAAGTCCACGGCTGAGAAAGCAGCGCCTGCCAGCGAAACAACAAATACTGCCGCCACTTCCACTGCCAAAGAAGACAGCGCTGTGGTGGAACTCGACTAA
- the LOC105225222 gene encoding antigen 5 like allergen Cul n 1-like yields the protein MKIFFASVLTTLLALCTALEDYCDPELCRNTGGKKHVACDNNGSFHERCSPDTRLVDLNFYIPLILKEHNERRNKVAAGELTGYASAKRMAVMQWDNELAELATYNVKKCDCEYDGCRNVRRFKYTGQNIVSQGYTGKENAFTTKQIVQDAIESWFEEYVAGSMTYMSNYPDDFDIYKEFSHFALLVTEASNYVGCAASRYKEEQYNTVLITCNYASAALQNRPIYVEGPTASGCKSGKNDTYPALCSIAEVYK from the exons atgaaaatattttttgcaagtgTATTAACAACGCTTTTAGCATTATGCACCGCACTGGAGGACTATTGTGATCCGGAATTATGTAGGAATACGGGAGGAAAAAAACATGTTGCATGCGACAACAACGGC AGCTTCCATGAAAGATGTTCTCCTGATACAAGATTGGTAGATTTGAACTTCTATATACCGTTAATTTTAAAAGAGCACAATGAAAGACGAAACAAAGTGGCTGCCGGCGAATTAACGGGTTATGCGAGCGCTAAACGTATGGCTGTAATGCAGTGGGACAATGAATTGGCTGAATTAGCTACCTACAATGTGAAAAAATGCGATTGCGAATATGATGGCTGTCGAAATGTCAGGCGCTTCAAGTATACCGGTCAAAATATTGTCAGTCAAGGTTACACCGGCAAGGAGAATGCTTTCACTACTAAGCAAATCGTTCAAGATGCTATCGAAAGTTGGTTTGAAGAATATGTCGCTGGTTCAATGACTTACATGAGTAACTATCCAGATGATTTTGATATATA TAAAGAATTTTCACACTTCGCACTCTTGGTTACCGAAGCAAGTAATTATGTAGGATGCGCTGCGTCACGCTACAAGGAGGAGCAATACAATACTGTTTTAATAACATGTAATTATGCTTCGGCTGCTCTACAGAATCGTCCGATCTATGTAGAGGGTCCAACTGCATCGGGTTGCAAAAGTGGCAAAAATGACACATATCCGGCATTATGCTCCATCGCtgaagtatataaataa